CTATCGCGTCGGGTGGCAACGCCCGCGCCGCCATCGTTGGGCGATCTGCGTGTTCGTCCTCAATGAGGGCGAGAAGGCCCGCAAGCAGCTGCGTGCCATGATGGCCCATGCCGGCGTGATCGACCTCGTGATCGCCGATGGCGGCAGCACCGATGGTTCGCTCGACGAGGCCCTGATGCATGAGGTCGACGCCAAGGCTCTGCTTGTGAAGACCGGTGCCGGCAAACTCAGCGCGCAAATGCGCATTGCCATGGACTACTGCATGGCGGAAGGCTACGACGGCATCGTCGTGATCGATGGCAATGGCAAGGACGGCCTGGACGCCATCCCGTCGTTCGCTGCCGCTCTGGAAGAAGGCTGGGACCACGTCCAAGGTTCCCGTTTCATCCCCGGCGGCCACCATGAAAACACGCCCCCCAGCCGCTACCTCGCGGTGCGCCTGCTCCATGCACCACTGATGTCGCTCGCCGCTGGATTTCACTACACCGACACCACCAACGGCTTCCGCGCCTACAGCCGGCGACTGCTGACGGATCCGCGAATCGACGTCTTCCGGTCCTGCTTCGACCGTTACCAGCTTCACTATCACCTCGCGATCGAGGCCGCGCGCGGCGGCTTCCGCGTCAAGGAACTCCCGGTCTCGCGCACCTATCCGACCAGCGGCAAGACCCCGACGAAAATCAAGGGCATCGGCGGGTTGGTGGCGCTCTTGCGGCAACTCCTTGATGTCTGTCAGGGCAAGTTCCGGACCCCAGGGCACTGAACGGATCACCCACCCCTGTCATTCTGACCGCTATCGCAACGCGCCACCTCACGAACTCCGGATTCTCCTACTTCCTGCCATGCCAGCCAGCAAAGATGTCCCTCAGCTTGCCTACATTATCTCGCTGCCGCGCAGTGGCAGCACGGTGCTCTCCGCCCTCCTCGACAAACGCCAGGGAGTTGTCAGCCCGCCTGAATCCGCCTTCCCCCAAGTGTTGGGGACCTTGAGCACCGAGGAGCGCAAGGACCGGCTCTGGATGGCCGCCCTCTATATCGCCTCCACATTCACGCCCACCCAACTCAATCTCGCGGAAGCTGCCGAGTGCATGGACGGAACCAATGAGGATATCCTGATCGCCCTCGGCCATGCGGTGGCGGCCAAGCTCGGGAGGGATCCGGCTCAAATCCGCGCCGTGGTGTGGAAGTCGCCGCGGATCGTGGGCATGCATGCCGGCCCTCTTTCCACCAAGGGAAAATTCATCGTTTTGCGCCGCCATCCGCAGAATGTTTTCGAATCACAATTCCGGGTGGGCTTCGGGGAAAAGAACCGCAATCCGTTTCGCTTTGCGGTATTCCAACAGAGCTATGAGCACGCATTCTCCAGAGTCCCCCCGGACCGGAGGATCGATGTCTCCTACGACTCGCTTCCGGGCGTGCTGGAGCAGATCCTGGAGTTCCTCGGAGTGCGTGAGCAGGGAGAGTGGCTGGAAGGTGAATCCAGCCTGAAGCTGGCGGCCGAGAACTGCTACTGGATGCGGGAGGTCACCGGGGAGTTCAAGAACAACGACGTGGAAAAGAGGGCGCGGCTTGAGCCAACCCAAGTAAGTAAACTTGAGCAAGCCATGAGTCTGGCGAGACCCTTGCGACCATTTCTGGGACCGGTGCGGCGCTATTTCGACCGGCAGTCGCTCGCATGGGTCTTAAATCGCGCCAAAGAGCTGTTGGAGGCCCATCGTCAGCAAGGTTAATCTCCGGGAATTCATTCCGTAGACACCGGCCGGTTAGACCCCTCAGATCGACTGAACGCCAATGACATGAAAGTTCTGGTATCTGCGTACGCCTGCGATCCCTACCAAGGCTCCGAGCCCGGGGTCGGATGGACCGCCGTGTGCCGGATCGCCCGGCAACACGACGTGTGGGTGTTGAGCCACACCCGCCATCAGGAGGGCTGGGAGCGGGCGCGGAGCGAAGGCAAAGTCCCGCCCAACGTGACGGTGCGTTTTCTCGGGGAGAATCGCCCGTGGCTGCAGAACCGCTTTCTCGCGCATCTGCAGAGCTGGAAATCGTTTGCCGACTACATGGCGATCGTTCTCGAAGCCGCACAGGCATGGCATCGTGAGATCGGCTTTGATCTCTGCCACCAGGTGACGATCGCGACCTGGCGGATTCCTTCGCCGCTGTGGAAGTTGCCCATACCGCTCGTCTGGGGACCGATCGGTGGCGGGGGCTACATCCCGGCCGCATTCCGTTCGATGCTCAGCCCGGCAGCGCGGGGATTCGAGTTTGCGAGGGATCTCAATAGTGCCCGTGCATTGCGTTCCCAGGGATTCCAAGACTGCGTCAGGAACAGTGCCGTGGTCTTCGCCGCCAACGAGGAAACGGAGCTGCTGCTCAAGCCCCATCGCGGTGACAAGCCGCTGGTGAAGCTGCCGATCGCGTCGATCCCGGCCGACAAGGCGGAGAAATTCCGCAGGCCGGAAGGCATGACGCCGGAAGGTCCCTTACGCTTGTTCGCTGGCGGAAACATGGAAGGACGCAAGGGCGTGAGCCTCGCCTTGAAGGCCCTGGCGAAGGTCGCGGCCGCGGGAATCGACTTCCGCTACACCGTCGCAGGAGGAGGGCCCGAGGTCCCGGTGCTGATGAAATTGGCGGAACGGCTTGGCCTGACAGACCGCGTCGAATTTCACCCCGGCTTCAGCGGGCAGGACTACATTGCCGCGCTCCAGGCCACGGACGTCTATTTCCTCCCGAGCTTCCGCGAAAGCACGCCGGTGACCTTGCTCGAGGCGTATCTCGCCGGTTGCTATCCTGTGGTGGCCGATACCAGCGCCCAGGGAGAGATCGTTCGCATGGCCGGTGGCTCTGCGATTCCGATCACCGATATCGCGGGACTCGTCGACGGCCTCGCACAAGCGGTCATGGGTTGTGCGCGCCACCGCGACGAACTTCCCGCCAAGGTGGCCGAAAGCCGGTCGAAGTTGATCGCTTACTTCGATTCGGCCCGCTACGATCAGGCCATTGCCGACGCCTATCGGGTCGCCATGGAGACCCGGAGCGGGCCGTGCTGAAGCCATGTCATCCACGCCCTCCATCACCCGATCCGGAACCGGCCAAGCGGCAGCCAAAAGCACGGTGATCGACCGTCCGATGCCGGGTCTGATGCGCAGCCTGCGCTGGCTGGAAGACCGTTCGCCGGTCGTGGTCTGGGTGCTGGCCGCCGCTCTCATCGCGGTCATCGGGATTTTCAGTTGGGTTTCCGGTCCTGAGCTCAGCGGATCCTTGCTCTACCTGATCCCCGTCCTGCTGGTCGGTCATGTCGCGGGTTTCCGCTCCGGCGTCATCGCCGCGCTTTTGGCCGCTTCGATATGGTTCACCGCGGACATGAATGGCGGCACGGGGCAAGGCCCTACCTTCACGCCCTATTGGAACGCCTTGATGCGTTTTGGCACGTTCCTGGTCGCGGTAGGATTGGTGGCGGCCACCCGCTCCTTGAACGCCCAATTGGAAGAGCGGGTGAAGGAACGCACGGCCGCGCTGGAGGCGCAGATCGTCGAAAACCGTGAACTTGAGAAGAGCATCCTGGACATCAGCGACCGCGAGCAGGTGCGCATCGGCCAGGACCTCCATGACAGCCTGTGCCAGCAATTGGTCAGCGTCGCCTTCAGCGCGAACATGCTTCAGGAGCGCTTGGAAAAAGAGGGAGTCTCTGCCAACCAGGACGCCGCCCGTATCGCCGACCTGATCGACGACTCGATCAACCAGGCCCGCAACCTCGCGAGGGGGCTCTACCCGGTGCGACTGGAGACCGAAGGCCTCGAACTCGCGCTTCGCGAACTCGCCGCAACGATGAGCCGGCGCTTCCAAGTGTCGTGCACCGTGGAATGCTCCGGCCCCGTACCACCCTGCCAACACGCGGTCGGTATCCACTTCTATCGCATCGCCCAGGAAGCGGTGGTGAACGCCGCCAAGCACGCCAGGGCTCAACATGTCACCCTCTCCCTAGCCGCCACCCGCGGGCAAGTGAAGCTCAACATTGATGATGATGGCGAAGGGATCATTCGCGTACCGCGAAACCCGGACGGCATGGGCCTGCGCATCATGGCCTATCGCGCCCGGATGATCGGAGCTGACTTCCAGATCGCGCACCGTCTGCCTCGCGGCACCAGCGTGTCCTGCGAGCTGGAAGAAGTGGCATTCTCTGCAGCCTGAGTCATGACCGAGATCCCCCAGGAAAAAACCCGGATTCTCCTGGTCGACGATCATCCGATGATCCGTGAACGGCTGGTCGAATTGATCGAGCGGGAGCCCGATCTCGAAGTATGCGGCGAAGCCGAAGACCGGCACGAAGCGCTCGACCTCGTTGCGGCCTTGGACCCTGACCTGGCGATCGTCGATCTCACCCTGAAGTCCTCGCTGGGCATCGAGCTGATCAAAGACCTGCAAGCCCGCTTTCCCGAGATCAAGGTGCTGGTGGTCTCGATGCAGGACGAGATGGTCTATGCGGAGCGCTGCATTCACGCCGGGGCTCGCGGCTACATCACCAAGCAACAAGCCAGCCGCCACGTCATGCGGGCGATCCGGCAAGTCCTCGCGGGAGGGATCTACCTGAGCGAAGCGATCACACGGCAGGTGTTAGAACGCTCGATGGGGCGACCCGCGAATCGCGAACCGCTTGAGATTGTCTCAATACTCGCAGATCGAGAACTTCAAGTCTTCGAACTTGTCGGGAAAGGTTTTAGTACCAAACAGATTGCGGATTTACTGATGCTAGATGTCAAAACGATCGAAACATATCGGGCGCGAATCAAGGAAAAGCTAGGGTTGAAGGACGGTCCCGAGCTACTCCAGCGAGCGATCGCCTGGGTGCATCGCGACGGAGTCTAGGCCGGGAGGCCTGCTGACGTGTAGGGAAAATCCCTACCGGCGAATCAGGCTGCGAGTAGCTGGACAGGGAAGGTTTCCTGCAGAAGGGTGACAGACAAAACCCATGAATCGCAGTTTCCTTCGCATACTTTCAATTGTCGCGCTCCTGATGCCGACCGGTCGGCTCGCGGCCGCCCCCGGAGATGCCGATAACGACGGGTTGCGCGACGCGGTGGAGACCAACACCGGTGTCTTCGCTTCGCCCTCCAATACTGGAACAAGTCCCTCCATCTCCGACACCGATGGCGACAGCCTACCCGACGGCATGGAACTGGGCTTGGGGACGAACCCGGTGGATGCCACCAGCAAGGTCAAACGTCCGAATATCATCTACATTCTCGCCGATGATATGGGCTATGGCGACGTCGGTTGCTTCTGGCAGAACCAGCGCTCCGGCATTTGGAAATTCGCCACGCCAGGCCTGGATGCCATGGCAGCGGACGGCGCCAAACTGACCCACCACTATGTGGGAGCGCCCATTTGCGTGTCGTCCCGCTGCTCGCTACTGCAGGGACAACATCAAGGCCATGCTGGAATTCGGGACGCCCAATTCGATTACGCACTACCCAGCAACCATTCGATTTCGTCGACGCTCCAGGCTGCAGGCTACCGGACCGTCCACATCGGAAAAGCCGGCCTCGTTGGCAAATTCACGAAGCCACTTACCAACGCCGTTGCCCAAGGCCTACCCGCCCACCCACTCAAGCGCGGCTTCGACCGGTATTTCGGTTACCTCACCCACGAGGACGGCCACGAGCACTATCCCCGCAACGGGACGACCCTCTACAAGGCGAATATCTGCGACGATTATCAACCGATCACCGACGCTTACCCTGACTTGTATAGCACCGATGCCTGGACAGCGTTCGCCAAGAAAACCATCGTAGAGGAAACGCAGCAGCATCCTGAGCGTCCGTTCTTCATCTACCTTAGCTACGACGCCCCCCACTTTTACGGACAATACGCACCTACGGCAAATTATCCCACCGGCAAAGGTCTCACGGGGGGCCTTCAATGGACCGGATCGCCTTCCTACGCGAACACCGCCACCGGTGATGCTTCGAAGGTGGATAATCCCGCCAACTTCCATCCATCGGTCAATTCCTCTTGGCCCCTCGCGGCCAAGAAGTACGTGTCGATGGTGCGACGGCTCGATGACTCGGTCGCGGATCTGCTGCAAACGCTCCGGGATCTGGGGATCCATGACAATACGCTGGTCGTTTTTTCGTCGGACAACGGACCGGCCGATACCGAGGTCTATCCTCCGACGTTTCAGAGTTACGGTCCGTTTGAAGGCATTAAGGGCGATCTTTGGGAGGGCGGTATCCGCGTGCCTACCATCGCCTGGTGGCCGGAAACAATCCCGGGTACTACCCAGCTCTCCAACATCCGCGAGGTCACCCGGCCCTCGGCCAACTGGGACTGGCTGGCAACCTTTTCCCAGCTTGCCCAGGTTCCCGCTCCGTCGTTCACCGATGGGGTCTCGCTTATCCCGGCACTGACCAACCAAGGAACGCAAGCCGACCGAGGCTATCTTTATTTTGAGTTCGTAAGAGGCTTCAATACCCCGCCCTATCCCGACTTCGTGAATCATGGCGGGGAGGCAAAGTGGGAGATGCAGGCCATCCGCATCGGGAATTTCATGGGAGTTCGTCCCAAGATCGAATCACCTTCGGATTCCTTCAAAATCTACAACGTCGTTACCGATCCCAAGCAAGGGATCAACCTTGCGGCCAGCCGTCCCGACCTTCAGCAGCAAATGCAGCGCCTCGGGCTCGGAGCTCGTAGAAAATCCCAATACTTCTCCCGATCTTACGAGATTGCAGCTATCCCCGCGACTCCATTGGTGGCCGTGACCAGCGGCCTGATTTGCAAGTCGTTTGAAGGAAACTGGCCGTGGCTTCCCGAATTCCGGGAGATGACTCCGGTGTCGACCACATTGACGGCTGGTGTCTCGCCGGCCCCGCGGTCGAGACCAGATGACGTCGGCCTCTCGTTCGAGGGCTACCTTTCCGTGCAAACGACCGGCTCCTATCTATTCCGTACCAACTCCGACGCAGCGACCTGTGTCTGGGTGGACGAGGCACGGGTGATCGACAACGACTACAACTTCGCTGCCGCCAAAACCTCCGATCCCATTGTCCTCACAGCGGGGCTTCATCCAATCCGCATCCACTACCGCCACTTGGGAGGAACGGCCTCGCTCCAGCTCAGCTATTCGGGCCCGGGCATCGCAATGCAGCCGATCCCGAACTCGGCATTCTTCATTGAAGGTCAGCCGCCGGAGCTGCATCCGGACACGCTCACCACACCGCGTGTCACCGAGGCCACAGCAAACGTTGTTGCCAACGATTCCAGCACGCTTCCGCTGACGCTTCTTTCGGCGGGGCCGACCCCACTGGGCACCACCGGCATCGGGTCGAACCTGGTCCACCTCACCCCGGGTGCCGGCACGATCGGCTACGATGAGTTCCCGTATGTAGTCTCCAATGGCTACAGCCAGCATTCATCCCAGGTATCGGCGACGGTGCTTTTCGACAATGAGATCTGGCTGCCCTTTGAAGAAGGAGCAGGAACGAGCGTGAACCGGGTGGGCGGGAGTCCGGCAGTGACGGGAAGCTTGGCGGGATTTGCCGATCCGGCCAGCGCGTGGACCGCGGGACGCTTCCACGGCGGGCTCTCTTTTGATGGGATCGACGATCACGTGGACTTTCCCGGCCTGGCACTACCCACCGGACAACAACCGCGTACATTTTCCGGCTGGGTAAAGACGGTATCGCGGTCGTCGCCCGAATTGCAGACGTTGTTCAGCTATGGCTCCAATATCACCGGCGGCAGGTTCGTCGTGGGGCTCGACAACAGCCCCAACGTCGCGTCCGACCAGCCCCTGAGGCTGGACGTCAACGGCGGCTACATCACCGGCACGAGGCCGTTGAATGATGGCGGGTGGCACCACGTCGCAGTGGTAGTGGCCAATCACAATGGCAGCGCCGACGTCAATGTCTCGGAGACCAAGCTCTGGGTGGATGGCAACCTCGATCCGGTCTCATCGTCGTCCGGGCGCGTGCTCGCCACTGGTGCCACGCTGGTCCCGTGCTTGGGTGGCTCAAATCACAACGACGGCTACAATTTCACCGGCAAGCTCGACGACGTCCGGATCTTCGACCGAGCTCTGTCCGACGCGGAAGTACAGGCGCTTTATCTGAGCCGGCCGATCTATTTGACAGCTCCGGTGGATTCCACCGGCGATGACGATGGGGATGGGATGTCCGATGACGCCGAGGAAATCTCCGGCACCGATCCACACGACGCCACCTCGGTACTGCAGATCGATGAATTCAATTTTTCGGGAGGTACGGCCTTCCTGCAATGGATGGCAGTTCCGGGCCGGGACTATCAGGTCGAGGAGAGCACGAATCTCCAATCGTGGCAGTCGGTTCCCGGCCAAGGCCCGATCAGGATCGAGCCTCCTTCGTCGCCCGGAGGACCTGCCCTGCCACAGACGCTCTCGGTGTATTTCGCGACATCGGGCCAAGGTTCCCGCTACTTCCGCCTCAAGGTGACCCTGACCAATCCCTGAAGCGGCAACGCAGTTGGAGGTCCCGCAAGGACCGGAGCATTCCGAATGCGGAACACCCCATGGTGTCTCCGCTCGTCTATTTATCGCGATGACGTTCTCGATCATCACCCCTAGCTTCAATCAGGGGCGTTTTCTTCCGCAGTGCGTTGACAGCGTGCTGGCCCAGCACGGCATCGACTTCGAGCACATCGTCACCGATGCGGGCTCTACCGATGAAACGCTCGAGGTGCTGGGACGCTACCCTCATCTCCAGTGGACCAGCGAGCCCGATGGAGGCATGAGCGACGGGATCAACAAGGGCTTCCGCAAGGCCACCGGCGACTGGGTAATGTGGCTGAATTGCGATGACTACCTGCTGCCCGGAGCTCTGGCGAAGGTGAAGGAATTCGCCCTCGCTCACCCGGACGCGGACATCATCCACGGCGACTGTGTCTTCGTGAAGGAGGACGGCACGCCGATCCGCCGGAAGTACGACACGCCGGTGGATGAGTGGGATTTCCTGTTCGTCGGCTGCTGTATCCCTTCCACGGCCACCTTCTATCACCGGCGCGTGCTGGAAGCGGGCGAGCTGCTAGACACCGGCTACCGCAATTGCATGGACTGGGAGTACTACCTGCGCCTGACGCGGGCCGGCTTCCGTTTCGGCTACGTGCCGGAGGCCCTTGCGGGATTCCGCTGGCATGAGGAGAGCACGACGCAGAAGCACTGGCAGCGAATGATCGAGGAAGGCCTGCGTGCCCAGCGAGCGCATGTCGCGGCGCGCGGGTTGCCGGCCTATCTGGGATCGGCTTCCCTGTTGAAAGTGTTGCGCAAGGCTTTCCAAGTGCGCCGGGTGGCGAAACGCTGGGTTGCGCACCGCCGGCTTTCCTGAGAATCCGCGGTAGCCCAGTCTTCGTCCCGAATTGCTCCGAGTGTCGTCCGATCCGCCCAGCATCGTCGTTTTCGCCCAGGTTCCACCGCCGGAACACGGGCAAAGCCGCATGGTGCAACTGATGCTCGATGGCCTGCGCGAGGAAGCGCCAGCACTGCAGGTCCACCACGTCGATGCCCGGTTTTCCGACACGCTCGACGACATCGGCGGCACGAACTGGACGAAGTTCACACGTTCCGGTCGCTTTGTCGCCCGGGCGTTGCGCTTGTGGATGCGACATCGCCCGGGGCTGCTCTACTACGTGCCGGGACCGGTGCGCTGGAGCGCGGTGCTCCGCGATTGGCTGATCTTGGGAAGCCTCCGGCCGTTCTATCACCATGTGGCATTCCACTGGCACGCCATCGGCCATGGTGAGTGGGCTCACGGGTCCCCAAGACTGCGGCTGCCCGGACCAAAATGGCTAGATCGCTTTGCGCGGCGCGTCAGTGCCAGGGTGCTGGAGTCGCCGACGCTGTCGATCGTCTTGACCCCACAGTCGGCGAAGGACGCAGCAGCCGTTGGTTCCAAGGCCTCACGACTGGTCCGCAACGGCATCGAGGATCCCTGCGAGGCCAAGGCTGCGGAACTCGCCGCTCAAAAGGAAAGCCGGACCCGCGAACTCGGTGGCTCGGCTAGCCCTCGCTTCCGGGCCTTGTTCATGTCGGTGGGAACGGTCGAAAAGGGGCTGTTCGACCTGCTGGAAGCCGTAAGACTTTTTCTCTCCGCAGCGCCGCAAGCTTGGGCACTGGATCTGACGATCGCCGGCGGTATCCAGCCTTCTTGCCGGGCTACCTTTGACGAGCGCCTGCAGTCGCTGATTCGCCAATTTCCCGACCAGCTGACCCTATCCGTAAAGGGCTATGTCAGCGGCTCCGAGAAACTCGCGTGTCTGGCGAGCCACGATCTTTTCATCGCGCCGAGCCGGTGGGAGAGCTTCGGCCTCACGGTCGCGGAAGCCATGGCCTCTGGGTTGGCCGTCGTTGCCGCAGCCTCGGATGGCGTGCAGGGAGTGTTGCCAGACGATTACCCCTTCCTCGCCCCGGTGGCGGATCCGCCGGCTCTCGCCTGGGCAATCCGCCAGTGCTGCGATTCCCTAGTGGCGGGACGGGGAACCGAGCTTCACCACGAGCTGCGGCAGACCTTTCTCGATCGCTATCGGCGAGCGGATTTCTGCCGTGAGATTGCTGCCACGCTTGAGCCGCTGGCCAGCGGCCTTGGAGAGCTTGCAAAGACCGCCGGTCCCCTCCGCCTGCAGGTCTATCTGGCCGACCAGAATCCGAAACTCGGGAGAAGCCTCGGCATCTCCCGCATGACCCAGGTGCTGCTCAAGGAGCTGGCGATCCGCGAAGAGCTGGCCTTGAAAGGCATTACCTCGCGATCGTCGATCCAGATGCCGGATGGATCCTCCGCCGTCGTGGTACCGTGGACCACCCGCGGGAGGGTGGCGCGGGTCATGACCGACCACCTGCACCCGGTCTGGCGCCCCGGGAGGCACCCCGATGTCTTCTATTTCCCCAAGGGCTTCCTGCCGCGCCTGCATGGGATGTGCTCGCCGTCCGTGGTCACCATCCACGACACCATCATCCAGTACTACGCGGACCACTATCCCGAGTGGCGGACCGAAATCGAGTACCGCTACTGGGCCAGCATGTTGAAGCACACGCTCCGCCACGCCGATGGCATCCTCACCATCTCGGAAGCGGCGCGTCGTCAGATCCGTGAATTCATGGAGCGGCACGGCATTCCCGCCAAGCCCATCACGGTGACCTTCGAGCCGTGTATCTACGAATCCATCCCGCAGCCGGTGTCTCCGGTGAAGGACAATTACGTGCTGCACCTCGGCTCGCGCGAGCCTCACAAGCGAACCGCCTGGCTGATCCGCCAGTGGGCGGAAGCCTCGCGCACTCGCGCCGACCTGCCGAAGCTCCACGTGGTCGGGAAGCTGCCGGACGAAGTGGTAGAGATCGCCAAATCCTGTCCGCAGGTGGAGCGGCTGCCGTTCCTCGATGACGAGGCTCTGCAGCGGCAGTTCGAGATGGCCCGCGCGCTGATCTTCCCGTCCGAGATCGAAGGCTTCGGCCTGCCCGCGGTGGAGGCTTACTTCCTCGGCACACCGGTCTGCTTCACCCGCGGCACCTCGATCGAGGAGGTGTTAGGCGATGCCGCAAGCTGCGGCGGATTCGATCTTAGCGAGCCCGCAAGCCTCTTCACCGCACTGGACGACGTGCTGGCGCTCCCGCCCGGGCAAGTCAGGGACTGGGGCCTGTCACTGCGGGATAAATATGCGGCGCGGGTGGTCGCCGACCTGATGGTGGAGGTTTTTCACGAAGTCTCGCGACACCATACCGCCCGATGATCCGCGCCATCCTCAGGGCTGCGGGCTTCGATCCGCGGCGCTTTCCCACCGCCCTCTCCGGCTGGCAACGCTTCGCCCGCGATCGCGATCGCTTCCGCGGACTGCCCGGGGCCGATTCCCTGCCACAGGGAAAGGATCTGCCGATGCTTACGGAGTTCGGCGAATCTTCCGGCCATCTCGGTGCGTACTTTTTCCAAGACCTCCAGGTCGCCCGCTGGATTCTAACAGATCAGCCGCAACGTCACGTCGATGTCGGCTCACGGCTCGATGGATTCGTCGGCCATCTGGCCGTCTTCCGCGCGGTGGACGTGCTCGATATCCGGCCGCAGCCGATCCCGGTGCCGAACGTGCACTTCCATCAGGTCGATCTGGCAGCAGATCTTCCGGCCGAGTGGGTGGCCTGCACGGACTCGCTGTCCTGTCTTCACACCATCGAGCACTTCGGCCTCGGGCGCTATGGCGATGACGTCGATCCATTGGGCCATCTGAAAGGCTTGGAGCAACTCAAGCGGATGGTGAAGCCGGGCGGACGCTTTTACCTCTCCACACCGATCGGGCCGGAGCGCGTCGAGTTCAATGCCCACCGCATCTTCGCTGCTTCCACCGTGACCGGCTGGTTTCAGGACGGCTGGACCATCGAGCGCTTCGCCGTGGTGGATGACGCCACGCACCTGCATCCCGATATCAATTGGCGATCAGCCGAGGCGGCGAATCACTTCGGTTGCCGGGCGGGCGTCGGCATCGTCTGCGCCCTGCGCACTTCACCGTGAAACGACGACTGATCGACCGGTTGCACGACCGTCTCTGGAAAGAGTACAGCGTGCGAAAGACTACGGACAACTTCGCCACCACCGGCAGAGCCGGTCGCCACGGCAGTGTGTCCGGCACCATGGCATGGCCGGATGCCTGTGCCATTCTCGCCGATGGCGAAAGCGGCAGCCACGGCTTCCGGCGCGAGCGCGCGGTCCGCGAGGTGGTGGAAACCCTGGGCCCGAGCGATGGCCGCTATCATGCGCGAAGGATCCGCGCCCTCGCCCCGGAGCTGCTCGCGGATTCCCGGCTCCGTGCGGTGGATGAGTGGGGCAATCCCATCCGCTGGCCCGGACTGCTGTTAGGCACGGGAGTACCCTTCAGCCCGACCACGCTGCGCTACCTTTCCCATGCACTGTGGCTGCGCGATCACAGGCGCGTGAAACCCGGCGGGACGGTCGTTGAGATCGGTGTCGGCTTCGGCGGTCTGGCGGCGATGAACGCCATCGTCTCCAACGCGCACACCGTTCTCGTCGATCTGCCGCCAGTAGCCCGGGCCGCCCTGCGGATGCTGAATGAAACGAGCCTCGGCGAATTTGCCACGTCCGCTGACGAAACCGGACCCCTGGACAGTTTCTGTGTGGTCTCGAACTATGCTTTCACCGAGCTGACTTCGGATCTACAGGACCACTACATCGACCGCTACCTCCGCGCCTCGTCCACCGGGATGATCGTGAGCAATGCCAACGTCTTCTCCCGCTCCATCGGCGGGCGGGATGACGCCGCGCTGGTCTCCGCGCTGCAAGCGGCCGGCATTCCCGCGAAGCTGGAGCGCGAGGCCGATCTGTTAGGCCCGAGCGATCATCTCTGTGGAGTGACGCTGATCACATGGGGCAGAGGCACCGGGCCATGATTCGCATCGTCCTGCTCGGCCGGCTTGGCAACAACCTGTTCCAGTACGCGCTGGGCCGGGTGCTGGCGGAAAAGCACGGCGTGCCGCTGGCGATGGACGGCTCCTGGTTCAACTCACCAGGCTGGGACGAGGTGAAATGCCTGCGCGATTTGCCCGGCCCTGCGGCCGGCCATGCCCGCATCGTGCGGCGCTGTTCTCCGGCTGCGCGTGCATTGCGGAAATTCACCGGTCACCACTACTGGCAACTGCGCGGCGTGCCGGAACTGCGCGAACGAGAGGATCACCAAGGCTTCGACGCCCGGTTCCTTGAAGCGCCCGCCAATTGCCTGATCTTCGGCTATTTCCAGACGCCGCGCTATTTTTCCAGCATCGAACCCAAGCTCCGCGAGGAGCTGCGGACGGATGGCCTCGGCCTGGAAACCGGCCATGAAGGACTGGCGGAAAGCTTGCGCGCGCCTAACAGCGTGGCGGTCCATGTCCGGCGCGGCGACTACGCCGGCAACCCGTTTCTCGATGTGTGCGGGATGGACTACTATCTGGAAGCGATGCGTCGG
The genomic region above belongs to Luteolibacter arcticus and contains:
- a CDS encoding glycosyltransferase family 4 protein — translated: MKVLVSAYACDPYQGSEPGVGWTAVCRIARQHDVWVLSHTRHQEGWERARSEGKVPPNVTVRFLGENRPWLQNRFLAHLQSWKSFADYMAIVLEAAQAWHREIGFDLCHQVTIATWRIPSPLWKLPIPLVWGPIGGGGYIPAAFRSMLSPAARGFEFARDLNSARALRSQGFQDCVRNSAVVFAANEETELLLKPHRGDKPLVKLPIASIPADKAEKFRRPEGMTPEGPLRLFAGGNMEGRKGVSLALKALAKVAAAGIDFRYTVAGGGPEVPVLMKLAERLGLTDRVEFHPGFSGQDYIAALQATDVYFLPSFRESTPVTLLEAYLAGCYPVVADTSAQGEIVRMAGGSAIPITDIAGLVDGLAQAVMGCARHRDELPAKVAESRSKLIAYFDSARYDQAIADAYRVAMETRSGPC
- a CDS encoding response regulator transcription factor, translating into MTEIPQEKTRILLVDDHPMIRERLVELIEREPDLEVCGEAEDRHEALDLVAALDPDLAIVDLTLKSSLGIELIKDLQARFPEIKVLVVSMQDEMVYAERCIHAGARGYITKQQASRHVMRAIRQVLAGGIYLSEAITRQVLERSMGRPANREPLEIVSILADRELQVFELVGKGFSTKQIADLLMLDVKTIETYRARIKEKLGLKDGPELLQRAIAWVHRDGV
- a CDS encoding ATP-binding protein encodes the protein MSSTPSITRSGTGQAAAKSTVIDRPMPGLMRSLRWLEDRSPVVVWVLAAALIAVIGIFSWVSGPELSGSLLYLIPVLLVGHVAGFRSGVIAALLAASIWFTADMNGGTGQGPTFTPYWNALMRFGTFLVAVGLVAATRSLNAQLEERVKERTAALEAQIVENRELEKSILDISDREQVRIGQDLHDSLCQQLVSVAFSANMLQERLEKEGVSANQDAARIADLIDDSINQARNLARGLYPVRLETEGLELALRELAATMSRRFQVSCTVECSGPVPPCQHAVGIHFYRIAQEAVVNAAKHARAQHVTLSLAATRGQVKLNIDDDGEGIIRVPRNPDGMGLRIMAYRARMIGADFQIAHRLPRGTSVSCELEEVAFSAA
- a CDS encoding glycosyltransferase family 2 protein; protein product: MSASELIRGDDDGVPTYRVGWQRPRRHRWAICVFVLNEGEKARKQLRAMMAHAGVIDLVIADGGSTDGSLDEALMHEVDAKALLVKTGAGKLSAQMRIAMDYCMAEGYDGIVVIDGNGKDGLDAIPSFAAALEEGWDHVQGSRFIPGGHHENTPPSRYLAVRLLHAPLMSLAAGFHYTDTTNGFRAYSRRLLTDPRIDVFRSCFDRYQLHYHLAIEAARGGFRVKELPVSRTYPTSGKTPTKIKGIGGLVALLRQLLDVCQGKFRTPGH
- a CDS encoding sulfotransferase, yielding MPASKDVPQLAYIISLPRSGSTVLSALLDKRQGVVSPPESAFPQVLGTLSTEERKDRLWMAALYIASTFTPTQLNLAEAAECMDGTNEDILIALGHAVAAKLGRDPAQIRAVVWKSPRIVGMHAGPLSTKGKFIVLRRHPQNVFESQFRVGFGEKNRNPFRFAVFQQSYEHAFSRVPPDRRIDVSYDSLPGVLEQILEFLGVREQGEWLEGESSLKLAAENCYWMREVTGEFKNNDVEKRARLEPTQVSKLEQAMSLARPLRPFLGPVRRYFDRQSLAWVLNRAKELLEAHRQQG